A stretch of Procambarus clarkii isolate CNS0578487 chromosome 80, FALCON_Pclarkii_2.0, whole genome shotgun sequence DNA encodes these proteins:
- the LOC138357914 gene encoding collagen EMF1-alpha-like, with product MKEVLELREPLTMKKVLELRDPLTMKEVLELREPLTMNKSTGAKRTIDHEGSTGAKRTIDQRGSTGAKRPIDQRGSTGAKRTIDQKGSTGAKRPIDQRGSTGAKRTIDQRGSTGAKRTIDQKGSTGAKRPIDQRGSTGAKRTIDQKGSTGAKRPIDQRGSTGAKRTIDQKGSTGAKRPIDQRGSTGAKRTIDQKGSTGAKRPIDQRGSTGAKRTINHE from the coding sequence ATGAAGGAAGTACTGGAGCTAAGAGAACCATTGACCATGAAGAAAGTACTGGAGCTAAGAGACCCATTGACCATGAAGGAAGTACTGGAGCTAAGAGAACCATTAACCATGAATAAAAGTACTGGAGCTAAGAGAACCATTGACCATGAAGGAAGTACTGGAGCTAAGAGAACCATTGACCAGAGAGGAAGTACTGGAGCTAAGAGACCCATTGACCAGAGAGGAAGTACTGGAGCTAAGAGAACCATTGACCAGAAAGGAAGTACTGGAGCTAAGAGACCCATTGACCAGAGAGGAAGTACTGGAGCTAAGAGAACCATTGACCAGAGAGGAAGTACTGGAGCTAAGAGAACCATTGACCAGAAAGGAAGTACTGGAGCTAAGAGACCCATTGACCAGAGAGGAAGTACTGGAGCTAAGAGAACCATTGACCAGAAAGGAAGTACTGGAGCTAAGAGACCCATTGACCAGAGAGGAAGTACTGGAGCTAAGAGAACCATTGACCAGAAAGGAAGTACTGGAGCTAAGAGACCCATTGACCAGAGAGGAAGTACTGGAGCTAAGAGAACCATTGACCAGAAAGGAAGTACTGGAGCTAAGAGACCCATTGACCAGAGAGGAAGTACTGGAGCTAAGAGAACCATTAACCATGAATAA
- the LOC138357915 gene encoding uncharacterized protein, producing MMVIKEDQQIPVEGRSLTVKEPGTRPPCSLALTENSFKGWAPSTGAKVVWHRPRVPRSFGTVHGCQGRLAPSTGAKVVRHCPVPGSSTTVHQCQGRPPPSTSARVVHHRPPVPRSSTTVHQCQGRPPPSTSAKVVHQCQGRPPPSTSARVVHHRPPVPGSSTTVHQCQGRPPPSTSTRVVHHRPPVPGSSTTVHQYQGRPPPSTSTKVVHHRPPVPRSSTTVHQYQGRPPPSTSARVVHHRPPVPGSSTTVHQYQGRPPSSTSAKVVHHRPPVPRSSTSARVVHHRPPVPGSSTTVHQCQGRPPVPRSSTTVHQYQGRPPPSTSARVVHHRPPVPGSSTIVHQYQGRPPSSTSTKVVHHRPPVPRSSTSARVVHHRPPVPGSSTIVHQYQGPYN from the exons ATGATGGTGATAAAGGAAGATCAACAAATTCCAGTAGAAGGACGGAGTCTGACGGTGAAAGAACCAGGCACACGGCCGCCATGCTCTCTTGCACTTACAGAAAACTCGTTTAAGGG TTGGGCACCGTCCACGGGTGCCAAGGTCGTTTGGCACCGTCCACGGGTGCCAAGGTCGTTTGGCACCGTCCACGGGTGCCAAGGTCGTTTGGCACCGTCCACCGGTGCCAAGGTCGTCCGCCACTGTCCAGTGCCAGggtcgtccaccaccgtccaccagtgCCAAggtcgtccaccaccgtccaccagtgCCAGggtcgtccaccaccgtccaccagtgCCAAggtcgtccaccaccgtccaccagtgCCAGggtcgtccaccaccgtccaccagtgCCAAGGTCGTCCACCAGTGCCAGggtcgtccaccaccgtccaccagtgCCAGggtcgtccaccaccgtccaccagtgCCAGggtcgtccaccaccgtccaccagtgCCAAggtcgtccaccaccgtccaccagtaCCAGggtcgtccaccaccgtccaccagtaCCAGggtcgtccaccaccgtccaccagtaCCAGggtcgtccaccaccgtccaccagtaCCAAGGTCGTCCACCATCGTCCACCAGTGCCAAggtcgtccaccaccgtccaccagtaCCAAggtcgtccaccaccgtccaccagtgCCAGggtcgtccaccaccgtccaccagtaCCAGggtcgtccaccaccgtccaccagtaCCAAGGTCGTCCACCATCGTCCACCAGTGCCAAGGTCGTCCACCATCGTCCACCAGTGCCAAGGTCGTCCACCAGTGCCAGggtcgtccaccaccgtccaccagtgCCAGggtcgtccaccaccgtccaccagtgCCAGGGTCGTCCACCAGTACCAAggtcgtccaccaccgtccaccagtaCCAAggtcgtccaccaccgtccaccagtgCCAGggtcgtccaccaccgtccaccagtaCCAGGGTCGTCCACCATCGTCCACCAGTACCAAGGTCGTCCACCATCGTCCACCAGTACCAAGGTCGTCCACCATCGTCCACCAGTGCCAAGGTCGTCCACCAGTGCCAGggtcgtccaccaccgtccaccagtgCCAGGGTCGTCCACCATCGTTCACCAGTACCAAGGTCCTTACAattag